The Synechococcus sp. MU1643 genome contains a region encoding:
- the mfd gene encoding transcription-repair coupling factor, with protein MPLRSLVTKLQETALTGELDERSSRTERLLMRGAGRCSRALVASALSQRRGAPLLVVVPTLEEAGRWTALLELMGWNQAGLYPTSEGSPYEPFDPTSEITWGQLQVLSDLLGDPDASSWAIVSTERCLQPHLPPPDVLKTKTRTLRKGDEVDLEILGETLAQLGYERATTIEQEGSWSRRGDIVDIFPVSSELPVRLEFFGEELDKLREFDPASQRSLDPVDALRLTPTGFGPLIADQLRETMPDGLEQLLGADETEQLLNGGTPEGMRRLMGLAWDQPASLLDYLPDTTTVVIDERRHGLAHGQQWLSHVEEHHRDMAAEAGLDEGERDQLWPAVLHRGIESAYGLTEVFHGFDMAELLEVDQHPNSFDLASRPVPAYANQFGKLGELIKGFQSDRTAVWLVSAQPSRAVALLEEHDCISRFVPNAGDSNAIARLIEQNTPVALKVRGTAELEGLQLPAWRIALVTDREFFGQQRLSSSGYVRRRRKAASRTVDPNKMRPGDFVVHRNHGIGRFKAMEKLAMSGDIRDYLVVQYADGILRVAADQLGSLGRYRATSETPPQLNRMGGTAWNKAKERAKKAVRKVALDLVKLYAERQQAAGFAFPTDGPWQVEMEESFPYEPTPDQLKATTDVKRDMERQEPMDRLVCGDVGFGKTEVAIRAIFKAITAGKQVAMLAPTTVLAQQHWRTLSERFAPYPIKVALLNRFRTASERKTILDGLKQGTIDAVVGTHQLLSKGASFQELGLLVVDEEQRFGVNQKEKIKVLRKDVDVLTLSATPIPRTLYMSLSGVREMSLITTPPPLRRPIKTHLASLDPEAVRSSIRQELDRGGQVFYVVPRVEGIEDVAAGLREMLPGLKLLVAHGQMAEGELESAMVAFNAGEADVMLCTTIVESGLDIPRVNTILIEDAHRFGLAQLYQLRGRVGRSGIQAHAWLFYPGNGSLSDTARQRLRAIQEFAQLGSGYQLAMRDMEIRGVGNLLGVQQSGQMETIGFDLYMEMLQESLAEIQGQDIPSVEDTQVDLSVTAFVPADWITDPDEKIAAYRAAADCLTAEALVELAAGWADRYGALPAAVVSLLQLMELKLLAKRCGFSRIKPEKPNIVLETPMEEPAFRLLRQGLPQHLHGRLVYQAGSGIQHKVMARGLGVLPMEKQLEQLMEWLRLMAAQIPDAEGKTEAQRQEELLNKNAEVVQV; from the coding sequence ATGCCGCTCCGTTCCCTGGTGACCAAGTTGCAGGAAACTGCACTCACCGGTGAGCTTGATGAGCGCTCAAGCCGCACTGAACGTCTGTTGATGCGCGGAGCTGGTCGTTGCAGCCGCGCTCTGGTGGCGAGTGCGCTGTCACAACGACGTGGTGCACCTCTGCTGGTGGTAGTGCCGACGCTTGAGGAAGCAGGGCGCTGGACGGCGTTGCTGGAATTGATGGGGTGGAACCAAGCCGGCTTATACCCCACCAGCGAAGGCTCTCCCTATGAACCTTTTGACCCCACAAGCGAAATCACCTGGGGGCAACTTCAAGTTCTGAGTGACTTGCTTGGGGATCCCGACGCGTCGTCCTGGGCAATCGTGTCCACAGAACGTTGTTTGCAGCCTCACCTTCCCCCTCCGGATGTTCTGAAAACGAAGACGCGCACGTTGCGCAAAGGGGATGAGGTTGATCTGGAAATTCTTGGTGAGACCCTGGCTCAACTTGGCTACGAACGGGCCACCACCATTGAGCAGGAGGGGAGCTGGAGCCGTCGAGGCGACATAGTCGATATATTCCCGGTGAGCAGTGAGCTGCCTGTTCGACTCGAATTTTTCGGGGAGGAACTCGACAAGCTCCGGGAATTCGATCCCGCTAGCCAACGCTCACTGGACCCCGTCGATGCCCTTCGACTAACACCTACAGGTTTTGGCCCTCTGATTGCAGACCAGCTCAGGGAGACGATGCCCGATGGACTGGAGCAATTGCTCGGCGCTGACGAGACAGAGCAACTTCTGAACGGTGGAACGCCGGAAGGCATGCGCCGGCTGATGGGGCTCGCCTGGGATCAACCCGCTTCGTTACTTGACTATCTCCCTGACACCACAACGGTGGTAATTGATGAACGACGCCACGGCTTGGCCCACGGACAACAGTGGCTCAGCCATGTGGAGGAACACCACCGCGACATGGCTGCTGAGGCGGGCCTGGATGAAGGCGAACGTGATCAGCTCTGGCCAGCAGTTCTGCATCGTGGGATTGAATCTGCCTATGGACTGACGGAGGTCTTCCATGGCTTTGACATGGCTGAACTGCTGGAAGTTGACCAGCATCCCAACAGCTTTGACCTTGCAAGCCGACCTGTTCCGGCTTATGCCAACCAATTCGGAAAGCTCGGGGAACTGATCAAGGGGTTTCAATCCGACCGCACGGCGGTTTGGTTGGTGTCTGCTCAACCAAGTCGAGCGGTTGCTCTTTTAGAGGAGCATGACTGCATCAGTCGGTTTGTACCGAATGCCGGCGACAGCAATGCCATTGCCCGACTAATTGAGCAGAACACCCCCGTCGCGTTGAAGGTGAGGGGCACAGCCGAACTTGAGGGCTTGCAGCTGCCTGCCTGGAGGATTGCGCTGGTCACCGACCGTGAATTCTTTGGCCAACAGAGACTTAGTTCCAGTGGTTATGTGCGACGTCGCCGCAAGGCAGCAAGCCGCACAGTTGATCCCAACAAGATGCGACCCGGCGATTTCGTGGTGCATCGGAACCATGGCATCGGCCGCTTCAAAGCCATGGAAAAACTCGCGATGTCAGGCGACATCCGCGACTACCTCGTCGTGCAGTACGCCGACGGAATCCTTCGGGTCGCCGCCGATCAACTCGGCAGTCTGGGGCGTTACCGCGCCACGAGTGAAACACCCCCGCAGCTCAACCGTATGGGTGGCACAGCCTGGAACAAGGCCAAAGAGAGGGCCAAGAAAGCGGTCCGCAAGGTAGCCCTTGATTTGGTGAAGCTCTACGCGGAGCGGCAACAGGCTGCCGGTTTTGCCTTCCCAACAGACGGACCCTGGCAGGTGGAAATGGAGGAGTCGTTCCCGTACGAACCAACGCCGGATCAACTGAAGGCCACGACCGACGTGAAACGGGACATGGAACGGCAAGAACCGATGGACCGACTGGTGTGCGGTGACGTTGGATTCGGCAAGACCGAAGTTGCGATCCGCGCGATCTTCAAAGCCATCACCGCCGGAAAACAGGTGGCGATGCTGGCCCCTACAACGGTGCTGGCTCAGCAGCACTGGCGCACGCTCTCGGAACGATTCGCGCCCTATCCGATCAAGGTGGCTCTGCTCAATCGTTTCCGAACAGCATCGGAACGAAAAACCATTCTTGATGGGCTGAAGCAGGGAACCATCGACGCCGTGGTGGGAACCCACCAGTTGCTCAGCAAAGGAGCGTCCTTTCAAGAGCTAGGCCTGTTGGTGGTGGATGAAGAACAGCGCTTCGGTGTGAACCAGAAGGAAAAGATCAAAGTGCTGCGAAAGGATGTAGACGTGCTCACCCTGTCGGCAACGCCGATCCCCAGAACCCTCTACATGAGTCTTTCGGGGGTGCGAGAGATGAGCCTGATCACCACACCACCGCCGCTGCGCCGTCCAATCAAGACGCACCTGGCATCTCTTGATCCGGAGGCGGTGCGCAGCTCTATCCGCCAGGAATTGGATCGTGGGGGCCAGGTGTTTTATGTGGTTCCCCGGGTGGAAGGAATCGAAGACGTAGCCGCGGGACTACGGGAGATGCTGCCTGGCCTAAAGCTGTTGGTGGCTCACGGTCAGATGGCCGAAGGGGAGCTGGAGAGCGCCATGGTGGCGTTCAACGCAGGCGAAGCCGACGTGATGCTTTGCACCACGATTGTGGAAAGCGGCCTGGACATTCCGCGTGTCAACACGATCCTGATTGAAGACGCCCACCGTTTTGGCCTTGCCCAGCTTTATCAACTGCGGGGACGTGTCGGCCGCAGTGGGATTCAGGCCCATGCCTGGTTGTTCTATCCCGGCAATGGATCGCTAAGCGACACTGCACGTCAGAGGCTTCGCGCCATTCAGGAGTTCGCCCAACTGGGCAGTGGTTATCAGCTCGCCATGCGGGACATGGAGATCCGTGGGGTCGGCAATCTCCTCGGCGTGCAGCAGAGCGGCCAGATGGAAACCATCGGCTTTGACCTTTACATGGAAATGCTTCAGGAATCCCTGGCTGAAATTCAGGGTCAAGACATCCCCAGCGTTGAAGACACGCAGGTGGACCTTTCCGTCACGGCCTTCGTGCCTGCGGACTGGATCACTGATCCCGATGAAAAAATCGCGGCCTACCGAGCTGCAGCCGACTGCCTGACGGCCGAAGCCCTTGTGGAGCTGGCTGCCGGTTGGGCCGATCGCTACGGAGCGCTGCCTGCTGCCGTGGTGTCACTTCTGCAGCTCATGGAACTCAAACTTCTGGCGAAACGGTGCGGGTTCTCGAGGATCAAACCGGAGAAGCCCAACATCGTGCTTGAAACTCCCATGGAGGAACCGGCGTTCCGTTTGCTGCGCCAGGGGTTGCCCCAGCACCTGCATGGCCGATTGGTGTATCAGGCCGGAAGCGGCATCCAACACAAGGTGATGGCCCGCGGTCTTGGTGTTCTCCCCATGGAGAAGCAACTGGAGCAGCTGATGGAATGGCTCCGTTTGATGGCTGCCCAGATTCCCGATGCCGAAGGCAAAACCGAGGCACAGCGGCAGGAGGAGCTGCTTAACAAGAACGCAGAGGTGGTTCAGGTCTGA
- a CDS encoding S41 family peptidase — translation MVRSQRLRSLVRSTPLLLMLGVGGVVTAMGISSPGFSLPSASGGSIHDSPKEVIDQVWQIVYRDYLDSTGSYDETTWRQLRSNLLSNSYGGSAESYEAIRGMLASLDDPYTRFLDPREFKEMQIDTSGELMGVGIQLSLDKDTKELIVISPIEGTPASRAGVQPKDVIVSIDGTSTKGMTTEDAVKLIRGPEGTDVVLGLRRQGQVLNVPLKRARIEIHAVKAMLNTAPNGRKVGYIRLKQFNANATREMRAAIKDLESQAAEGYVLDLRSNPGGLLEASVDIARQWLNEGTIVSTRTREGIRDVRRATGSAITDKPLVVLIDQGSASASEILSGALQDNSRAQLVGQKTFGKGLVQAVRGLADGSGFTVTIAKYLTPKGTDIHKNGIQPDINAAMSEKELKNFSVDDLGTERDSQYRTAEGTLVKQLKKIQAGNTYQPGQANLSYALR, via the coding sequence ATGGTTCGGAGTCAGCGCCTGCGATCTTTGGTTCGATCAACTCCATTGCTACTGATGCTCGGCGTTGGCGGTGTGGTCACCGCCATGGGAATTAGTTCACCTGGCTTTTCCTTGCCATCGGCCTCCGGCGGATCCATTCACGACAGCCCCAAGGAGGTAATTGATCAGGTCTGGCAAATTGTTTATCGCGATTACCTGGATTCGACGGGCTCTTACGACGAAACCACTTGGCGCCAATTGCGGAGCAATTTGCTCAGCAACTCCTATGGGGGAAGCGCCGAGTCCTACGAGGCGATCCGCGGCATGCTTGCCAGCCTTGATGACCCCTACACGCGTTTTCTTGATCCGAGGGAGTTCAAGGAGATGCAGATCGACACCTCGGGTGAGCTCATGGGCGTGGGGATCCAGCTCAGTTTGGACAAGGACACGAAGGAGCTGATCGTTATCTCCCCGATTGAGGGCACCCCTGCATCCCGTGCGGGAGTTCAGCCCAAGGATGTGATTGTGTCCATCGATGGTACCTCCACCAAAGGCATGACCACTGAGGACGCCGTCAAGTTGATCCGAGGTCCGGAGGGCACCGATGTGGTGCTGGGACTCAGGCGCCAGGGTCAGGTGCTGAATGTGCCGCTGAAACGGGCGCGCATTGAGATTCATGCCGTGAAGGCCATGCTCAACACAGCACCCAACGGCCGCAAGGTGGGCTACATCCGTCTCAAGCAATTCAATGCCAACGCCACGCGTGAGATGCGTGCGGCTATCAAGGATCTGGAATCACAGGCTGCTGAGGGCTACGTGCTCGATCTGCGCAGCAATCCCGGTGGATTGCTCGAGGCCAGCGTGGACATCGCCCGCCAATGGCTCAATGAAGGCACCATCGTCAGCACTCGAACACGGGAAGGAATCCGCGATGTGAGGCGCGCCACCGGCAGCGCGATTACCGATAAACCCCTGGTGGTGCTGATTGACCAAGGATCTGCCAGTGCCAGCGAAATTCTTTCAGGGGCACTCCAGGACAATTCCCGTGCACAGCTCGTCGGTCAGAAGACCTTTGGCAAGGGCTTGGTTCAGGCCGTTCGAGGCCTTGCCGACGGATCAGGTTTTACGGTCACGATCGCCAAATACTTGACGCCTAAGGGAACCGATATCCACAAGAACGGGATCCAACCGGACATAAACGCAGCGATGTCGGAGAAAGAGCTCAAGAACTTCTCGGTTGATGACTTGGGAACCGAGAGAGACAGCCAATACAGGACGGCTGAGGGAACTCTGGTGAAACAGTTGAAAAAAATTCAGGCAGGCAACACGTATCAGCCGGGCCAAGCCAACCTCAGCTACGCGCTGCGGTAG
- a CDS encoding DUF6464 family protein, translated as MLVELRHINGDRLIHRVDLDDPPQPGRWLFVEEQSFLVMQRRHRYALRNGRYVMASVALMVKPQARPADATPWRHGWVIGDPKCRFNARSPLLRCAVWPEGPCESCSHRELANP; from the coding sequence ATGCTTGTTGAACTTCGTCATATCAATGGTGACCGTTTGATACATCGTGTTGATCTGGATGATCCACCACAACCGGGACGCTGGCTTTTTGTTGAAGAGCAATCCTTTCTTGTGATGCAACGTCGTCATCGTTATGCCCTTCGTAACGGTCGCTATGTGATGGCATCGGTGGCCTTGATGGTGAAACCCCAAGCTCGACCAGCTGATGCAACACCCTGGCGACACGGCTGGGTGATCGGTGATCCGAAGTGTCGGTTCAATGCTCGCAGCCCTTTGCTCCGTTGCGCCGTGTGGCCGGAAGGCCCCTGCGAGAGCTGCAGCCATCGTGAACTCGCTAATCCATGA
- the fmt gene encoding methionyl-tRNA formyltransferase codes for MKILFWGTPVYAVPTLDALHETGHTIVGVVTQPDRRRGRGKQLVPSPVKARAKELGLPVFTPERIRRDDDCKAELDALGADISVVVAFGQILPKDVLQQPPLGSWNGHGSILPRWRGAGPIQWALLEGDKETGVGIMAMEEGLDTGPVLLEQRIPIQLLESSIALAERLSALTANLMVQAMPLIEAAGPGSEDERWARLNVRVQAEESTYARMLEKQDFQLDWSAPALSIHRKVMGLHPGAFTQWKGKRLKVLHTEPLIERLQDQLSAEGRNLVGQWPKGGHTPGTILAVIEDLGLVVSSSGCPLLIREAQLEGKARSTAPVLLQQLKATPGDRFDEG; via the coding sequence TTGAAAATTCTGTTCTGGGGGACACCGGTCTATGCCGTGCCGACCCTTGATGCATTGCATGAGACGGGTCACACCATTGTTGGGGTGGTTACCCAGCCAGATCGGCGGCGTGGACGCGGCAAACAGTTGGTTCCATCACCAGTGAAGGCGAGGGCCAAAGAGCTGGGTCTTCCGGTGTTTACCCCTGAGCGGATCAGACGGGATGACGATTGCAAGGCTGAGCTTGATGCTCTCGGAGCCGATATTTCAGTGGTGGTCGCCTTCGGACAGATCCTTCCCAAGGATGTGTTGCAGCAACCGCCCCTGGGCTCTTGGAACGGCCACGGATCGATACTGCCCCGCTGGCGAGGTGCGGGTCCCATTCAGTGGGCCCTGCTCGAAGGTGATAAGGAAACGGGTGTGGGAATCATGGCCATGGAAGAAGGCCTCGACACCGGGCCTGTGCTGCTGGAGCAACGCATCCCGATCCAGCTGCTGGAGTCATCCATCGCGTTAGCCGAAAGGCTGAGTGCACTGACCGCAAACCTGATGGTGCAGGCCATGCCTCTAATTGAAGCGGCTGGTCCTGGCAGCGAAGACGAGAGATGGGCAAGGCTGAACGTGCGCGTTCAGGCAGAGGAGTCGACCTATGCCCGCATGCTGGAGAAGCAGGATTTCCAATTGGATTGGTCAGCCCCTGCCCTCAGCATCCATCGCAAAGTCATGGGACTTCATCCCGGAGCATTCACCCAGTGGAAGGGCAAACGTTTGAAGGTGTTGCACACAGAGCCGTTGATCGAGCGCTTGCAGGATCAACTCAGCGCCGAAGGACGCAACCTCGTGGGTCAGTGGCCCAAGGGCGGGCATACCCCAGGGACGATCTTGGCAGTGATTGAAGATTTGGGACTTGTGGTGAGCAGTTCAGGTTGTCCTCTTCTGATTCGGGAGGCACAGCTGGAAGGGAAAGCTCGCAGCACAGCACCCGTTCTGTTGCAGCAACTCAAGGCCACTCCGGGAGATCGCTTCGATGAGGGTTGA
- a CDS encoding DUF3104 domain-containing protein: MSVDHASAVAAPKSDPVYLHVKAGMTVIVADTDGAWRMADVIWVNGGARNPKIPTLFQVADVDTGVINWINADLVTHICPRV, encoded by the coding sequence ATGTCGGTTGATCATGCAAGCGCCGTTGCAGCGCCCAAGTCAGATCCCGTTTATCTGCACGTCAAGGCAGGCATGACCGTGATCGTCGCCGACACGGATGGTGCCTGGCGGATGGCTGATGTCATTTGGGTCAATGGCGGTGCCAGAAACCCAAAGATTCCAACGCTGTTCCAGGTGGCTGATGTCGATACCGGCGTCATCAATTGGATCAACGCAGACCTCGTAACTCACATTTGCCCCAGGGTTTAG
- a CDS encoding DUF475 domain-containing protein, with protein sequence MDITSLPSLSDFFEGADQWREVVSLLPVLVLLELILSADNAVALAAIARSSRQPEQERLALNLGIGIALILRIALIVVAQWVLQNAWVQLLAATYLVWLVVDHFNNRSGDDADSIEGSESRALSRPFLNTVLLLAFTDLAFSIDSVAAAVAISDQILLISAGAFIGIVALRFSSALFIRWLDLYPRLETAGFLAVAFVALRLIVHVVLPSLNQPDWLTLLVVLMLFAWGMSIRSNDLDQDESHAC encoded by the coding sequence ATGGACATCACTTCGCTCCCCTCACTCTCGGATTTCTTCGAAGGTGCCGATCAATGGAGAGAGGTTGTGTCACTGCTCCCCGTTCTGGTGTTGCTGGAGCTGATCCTCTCCGCCGACAATGCCGTGGCCCTTGCTGCCATCGCCAGAAGCAGCCGCCAACCGGAGCAGGAACGCCTTGCCCTCAACCTGGGTATTGGCATTGCATTGATCTTGAGGATCGCCTTGATCGTTGTCGCCCAATGGGTGTTGCAAAACGCATGGGTGCAACTTCTGGCTGCCACCTATCTGGTGTGGCTGGTGGTGGATCACTTCAACAATCGATCAGGCGATGACGCGGACTCCATCGAAGGCAGTGAATCCAGGGCTCTGTCACGCCCTTTTCTCAACACTGTTCTGCTGTTGGCCTTCACAGATCTGGCGTTTTCCATTGATAGCGTTGCCGCAGCAGTTGCTATCAGTGATCAAATTTTGTTAATCAGTGCAGGTGCCTTCATTGGCATCGTGGCGCTGCGCTTCTCGTCCGCTCTCTTCATCCGCTGGCTTGATCTCTATCCACGGCTGGAAACGGCTGGATTTCTCGCTGTTGCCTTTGTGGCGTTGCGCCTGATTGTTCACGTTGTTCTCCCCAGTCTCAATCAACCCGATTGGCTCACCCTGTTGGTGGTGCTGATGCTATTTGCCTGGGGAATGTCGATCCGCAGCAACGATCTCGATCAGGATGAAAGCCATGCTTGTTGA
- a CDS encoding TldD/PmbA family protein: MTNAFSNQWRGLMESLLHRGSAAGADLVEVFLECTDHIGLLAEQDRITSVNPSFARGAGLRVFRDGRDGFVSTNDLSEVGLQRALDQALAMLGLEAQQLSSPSAFEGLKQLTDHGLTKTDWLERCPSLDQASQCLLQGTAHLDRLGQHLQVRRGSYARDWQEVLVAASDGTYARDIRLHQSTGLSVLAADGDHRSSIGRRYGSSDRPDDLRDWDSEASAAEVCNSAGTMLRADYVDAGQMPAVLANRFGGVIFHEACGHLLETTQIERGTTPFAERVGELIAHPAVTAIDEGLSGGSFGSLSMDDEGMEPERTVLIKDGVLQRFISDRAGELRTGHKRTGSGRRQSHAFAAASRMRNTFIDAGSHTPEQLIESVDQGLYCKAMGGGSVGPTGQFNFSVEEGYLIENGKLTKPVKGATLIGDAKEVMPRISMCANDLELAAGFCGSVSGSVFVTVGQPHIKVDSITVGGR; this comes from the coding sequence TTGACCAACGCCTTTTCGAACCAGTGGCGAGGACTCATGGAGTCCTTGCTACATCGCGGCAGTGCTGCAGGAGCCGACCTGGTGGAGGTGTTCCTTGAGTGCACCGATCACATCGGTTTGCTCGCTGAACAGGATCGGATCACCAGTGTGAATCCATCCTTCGCCCGGGGTGCTGGCCTCAGGGTGTTTCGTGATGGCCGGGATGGCTTCGTAAGCACCAACGACCTCAGCGAAGTTGGCCTCCAACGGGCCCTTGATCAAGCCCTCGCCATGCTGGGGCTCGAGGCTCAACAACTTTCATCTCCGTCAGCTTTTGAAGGGTTGAAGCAGCTGACCGACCACGGTCTGACCAAGACCGACTGGCTGGAACGCTGTCCATCCCTGGACCAGGCCAGCCAATGTCTGCTCCAGGGCACAGCCCATCTTGATCGTCTCGGTCAGCACCTTCAGGTGCGTCGCGGCAGCTACGCCCGCGACTGGCAAGAAGTGCTTGTGGCTGCATCCGATGGCACCTACGCCCGCGACATCCGCCTGCATCAGTCGACCGGTCTTTCCGTTCTCGCCGCCGATGGAGATCACCGGTCCAGCATTGGCCGACGCTATGGCAGTTCCGATCGTCCGGATGATCTTCGGGACTGGGATTCCGAGGCCAGTGCAGCTGAGGTTTGTAACAGCGCTGGAACGATGTTGCGTGCCGACTACGTGGATGCCGGACAGATGCCGGCTGTTCTTGCCAACCGCTTCGGTGGCGTGATTTTCCATGAGGCCTGTGGACACCTTCTCGAAACAACCCAGATCGAACGAGGCACTACTCCCTTCGCTGAACGTGTTGGTGAATTGATCGCTCACCCAGCTGTCACTGCCATTGATGAAGGACTGAGCGGTGGATCCTTCGGTTCCCTCTCGATGGACGACGAAGGAATGGAACCGGAGCGCACGGTTCTGATCAAAGACGGCGTGCTGCAACGGTTCATCAGTGACCGGGCCGGTGAACTGCGCACGGGCCACAAACGCACCGGAAGCGGACGCCGTCAGAGCCATGCCTTCGCCGCTGCGAGCCGGATGCGCAATACCTTCATCGATGCGGGCTCGCATACCCCCGAGCAGTTGATTGAATCCGTTGACCAAGGCCTGTATTGCAAGGCCATGGGTGGTGGAAGCGTCGGTCCGACGGGTCAGTTCAATTTCTCCGTTGAAGAGGGTTATCTGATTGAGAACGGCAAGCTCACCAAACCGGTGAAAGGGGCCACGTTGATCGGTGATGCCAAGGAGGTGATGCCTCGCATCTCGATGTGCGCCAATGATCTGGAACTGGCTGCAGGGTTTTGCGGTTCCGTTAGCGGGAGTGTGTTCGTCACCGTGGGCCAACCCCATATCAAGGTTGATTCGATCACGGTGGGGGGCCGTTGA
- a CDS encoding TldD/PmbA family protein translates to MMTSKNSLNATDLRDRLQTLASREGIRRWDLGAACSDDCSVQVDRGEAKQLKASQRSSITVRVWNNEGLVGITSTTDLSESGLDQALVGAHAASRFGNPEEIPQFSPLATAPLPELDRPLQPRKGILPLLDTLRDAEADLLGRHSAIQTVPYNGLAESLSQSLYLNSEGALRQMERTQASLYLYARAEETGRKPRSGGAVRLGLGSSELDVQGCISEAVARTVSHLDYRPIETGSYRVCFTPEAFLSLLGAFSSMFNARSVLDGVSLSQRDSIGSNVAVPFFNLHDDGLHPGHISAAAFDGEGTPTRRLSLIEDGSLRNFLHSEATARAFGVQPTGHAGLGAKVSVGPDWFVVTSNPQVSSGNSLDHRTESAPFVLIEDLSALHAGVKATQGSFSLPFDGWLVNNGERVSVEAATVAGDIRSVLNGIAHLEADSEVTHRGVSPHVWVDGLSITGEA, encoded by the coding sequence ATGATGACCAGCAAGAACAGCCTCAACGCCACAGATCTCAGGGATCGCCTACAGACCCTCGCTTCTCGCGAAGGCATTCGTCGCTGGGACCTCGGTGCAGCTTGCAGCGATGACTGCTCCGTTCAGGTGGATCGCGGTGAAGCCAAACAACTCAAGGCTTCGCAGCGGAGCTCAATCACCGTCAGGGTCTGGAACAACGAAGGACTGGTGGGCATCACTAGCACCACCGACCTCTCGGAAAGTGGATTAGATCAAGCTCTGGTCGGAGCACATGCGGCCAGCCGTTTTGGAAATCCGGAGGAAATTCCTCAGTTCTCACCATTGGCGACAGCTCCACTTCCCGAGCTCGATCGACCGCTGCAACCACGCAAGGGAATCCTCCCCCTTCTGGACACCCTCCGGGATGCGGAAGCAGACCTGCTGGGTCGCCACTCCGCGATCCAGACCGTCCCCTACAACGGACTGGCTGAATCCTTATCCCAGAGCCTCTATCTCAACAGTGAAGGAGCACTCCGTCAGATGGAGCGCACCCAAGCCAGCCTTTATCTCTACGCCAGAGCGGAAGAAACAGGTCGCAAGCCCCGCAGTGGAGGTGCTGTTCGTCTGGGTCTTGGTAGCAGCGAGCTGGATGTTCAAGGCTGCATCAGCGAAGCGGTTGCTCGAACCGTCAGCCATCTGGACTATCGACCCATCGAAACCGGGAGCTACCGGGTTTGTTTTACGCCTGAGGCCTTCCTCTCCTTGCTTGGTGCCTTCAGCAGCATGTTCAATGCTCGTTCTGTGCTCGATGGAGTGAGCTTGAGCCAACGGGATTCGATTGGATCCAATGTGGCGGTTCCCTTCTTCAATCTCCACGATGACGGCCTCCATCCTGGCCATATCAGTGCGGCTGCCTTTGATGGCGAGGGAACACCGACACGGCGGCTCTCCTTGATTGAGGACGGAAGTCTGCGGAACTTCCTCCACTCGGAAGCTACGGCGCGAGCGTTCGGTGTTCAACCTACAGGCCATGCAGGTCTTGGAGCCAAGGTTTCAGTTGGTCCAGACTGGTTCGTGGTTACTTCCAACCCGCAGGTGAGCAGCGGCAACAGCCTCGATCACCGCACCGAGTCAGCCCCCTTCGTTCTGATTGAGGATCTGTCAGCTCTCCATGCCGGTGTAAAAGCCACCCAGGGCTCCTTCTCCTTGCCTTTCGATGGCTGGTTGGTGAACAACGGCGAACGGGTGTCCGTTGAAGCGGCAACGGTTGCTGGTGACATCCGCTCCGTTCTCAACGGAATTGCTCATTTGGAAGCTGATTCTGAAGTCACACACCGTGGGGTTTCCCCCCATGTTTGGGTGGATGGACTCTCGATCACCGGCGAAGCCTGA